The segment GTAGaggtccgtgcgtgcgtgcacttgtgtgtgttgttgttgttgttgttgttgttgttgttgttgttgttgttgttgttgttgttgttgttgttgttttgttgttgttgttgttgttgttgttgttgttgttgttgtacttgttgttgttgttgatgttgttgttggtgttggtgttggtgttgttgttgttgttgttgtggttttgttgagataagataagattaaAAAACTTtcatgtccattttcattttacataaacaaGAAAATTTGTCTTTttgcaccacatcgcatttctaataacacaaacacacgatcataaaGCATAATTGAACATAATGTTCACTTGTTGTTGTTATCTCGATACATGTCTGCAGGCTGTATAGCAGGTCAACACGGCTGTGACTGCAGCTTTCCCTGTTTGAGCTCTAGCTGCCTCAACAACCAGTGTAACAGAACGACGGGGCTCTGTGACCAGTGTCCTGAAAATTTAACTGGATACCTCTGTGATGGTGAGTACAATGTACATctttgaggggagggggggtagggaGGGTCTTATTggcagagcactggacttgttcGAATCCGGGCTGGGTCGGTCATGGGCCAACGTCGtttgcagactcagagacggtattcacGTCCAATCcacgtgtcaccactgtggcacacaCAACTTCATTATGAGTTTAATTGCAGTTTCCATTCGTGAACTGACAAAGAAATGTATTACATTTCTGTATCAAAATAACTTTAATATGATAAAGTTCCAACTTTTCTTttccacaacaacaagaagttTTGTTTAGCTTAATTCTGTTTATAAAATATAATTGACAAGAATTTTAAATTGGTgctgatattttaaaatgaagtAGTCAGttaattgttgttttgttttcgcAATGATATGTACTGATGCATATAGTCATAACCcgtgaatattttatttttgagttatgaaatcctttttttttctttttttttaacaagataACAATACAAATGTACTGTcattttattgttatcttgttctagtTCTCTCCCCTACAGTCCCTTgctccatttaaaaaaaaaatgtatttcttTTCATCGAAATGATCGAGCTTATAAATGTATATGTTGAAACAGTTTgcatttctttttacatttagtcaagttttgttttttcttgtatttttgttttgttgtgcatCCTACTTTCCGCTGAGAGAAAGCGACGAGTATTTCCATCGATGTAACAATAATAGTAATGGAATCATTGAAAAGTATGCAACCTCAGACACTGCTGTAACTCCTGTGTCGTGAATCTCGTTGCCGATAGCTGCTTTCCATTGGGTGTAAGCTACCCGAATTCCCAAGCAATGAGTCCAAGTTATGACATAAATGTGCTAACAAGTTAACCTTCTCTGCATGGACAATAGAGGAATTCGGTGCATTCATGTGCATGGACAATAGAGGAATTCGGTGCATTCATGTGCATAGACAATAGAAGAATTCCGTGCATTCATGTGCATGAACAATAGAGGAATTCCGTGCATTCATGTGCATGAACAATAGAGGAATTCCGTGCATTCATGTGCATGGACAATAGAGGAATTCGGTGCATTCATGTGCATGAACAATAGAGGAATTCGGTGCATTCATGTGCATGGACAATAGAGGAATTCGGTGCATTCATGTGCATGAACAATAGAGGAATTCGGTGCATTCATGTGCATGGACAATAGAGGAATTCGGTGCATTCATGTGCATGAACAATAGAGGAATTCGGTGCATTCATGTGCATGAACAATAGAGGAATTCCGTGCATTCATGTGCATGAACAATAGAGGAATTCGGTACATTCATGAGCATGGACAATAGAGGAATTCGGGTttgcatgggttgtgaaaggGTAATACGTCGTACCTTTGCTTTTGATAAGACAAACACTCCatgggccaatcactagcgaggggtgtgtctgaaacacgtggacaattaAGAAGCACATGTGGATTATTTGTCACACTAAAAGCACGGGTgtcacgcgtgattgttctgaaaagtgactattacatgattgttctgaaagtcttctatttatttcatcgtaatcatgtaagccctcattcgtgattgttctgaaagcttactaatttacatgattgttctgaaactctactaaaggtaaacttgcttcacccgtgaaatgttgtcagatgtATGGAAcatgcctttcgatccatttttggtgacctagccacctaagcatggcaaagaggaaaatcaaaagtttctatgtgtccctttaaacctgtaattagaattttgagttgggaatactcaagaagaatcattacatttttgaagattataaataatttttgtctttgaacatttaatttcaatgttgagttgagaacaataaagaagacatgttcaaagacatgtatgaaacgtattacttgttgagtttgtattcattgggcggaggtataaatatcaatttcacttaagatttagtatcattgtatcaaaatattgttccatttacatacagaaatacacacagacagacggacaaagtgaatccagtataccccctccaacttcattgggctggggtataaatatcaatatcacttaagctttagtatcattgtatcaaaatattgttccatatacatacagacatatacacagacagatggacaaagtgaatccagtatacccccctccaacttcgttgggcaggggtatacatattgttccatatctgacaacattttacgggtgaagcaagtttacctttagtagagtttcagaacaatcatgtaaattagtaagttttcagaacaatcacatatgagggcttacatgattacgatgaaataaatagtagactttcagaacaatcatgtaatagtcacttttcagaacaattaCGCGTGACACACGGGTATTCACtcgttgggtttgtatggacTGTGAACAATCTCTTAAGTCATAATGCAATTCAAGTCTCCCTCGGGAATGTCGCCAAtattccgaacatcgtctattgggtGACAATTTTAAAATTCCTTCATGAATATTGGCGACATTCCCGAGGGAGACTTGAATTGTTTATGAAGAGTTTTGGGATGGAATTCTGAAATGTTAAGGCGGTATGTCGATGTGATGTGTTGAGTGGTTATTATAAAgtaagtgcgtgtgtgcatgcttgtttgtgtgcgtgttcgtgcgtgcttgcttgtgtgtgtgtgtgtgtgtgcgtgtgtgtgtgtgtgtgtgtgtgtttgtgtgtgtgcatgtagagTGCAATCCAGGCAGACATGGCGAGAACTGCAGTATACCCTGCCTCAGCAGCAACTGTTCCAACGACCAGTGTGACAGAGAAACCGGACTGTGTGTAGCTTGTCCTGATGGCCTCATCGGAGGTCTCTGCACAGGTAAAAGAACACATGAATCTGAACGCTCTCTGTGCTCGTTACATTTTTGCTCGTTTGTTCTAGAATGAAATAATAAACCGTCTGGAGCCAATTAATGGGACTCGTGCAATACAAAAGTTATTTTGTaatagaagtagtagtagtagttttagtagtagtaggaggaggaggaggaggagtttaagtagtagtagtagtagtaggaggaggaggaggaggagtttaagtagtagtaggaggaggagtaggagtagtagtagttgtagtagtagctTAAGTAGTAATAGTTTAAGTAgtagtaggaggaggaggagttgtagtatagttagttagttgttgctttttgggtccagcggaccatatagaccaaatcaggacccctgtagttgtagtagtagttgtagtagtagtacagtggtcgccgcttaataaagccacttctggaccgacgaaaaatggctttaataagcggcggatttattaaccggcggtccaggaatacgtaattttcgaaagaaaaaaaatcttctcttttgtttacgtcactcagtcactttctttcgtcatttacacttgtttgaatctaaacaaaacttcacgaaggatgttgaacttttgttttaattatgtacatgtacgtgtactttgatcacttcggtacatcaataatttcactgtcaccgtcacgaatcattactcggcagagaagaacgattttatgagtgtttgtttgttggtcgtcttccacaagataatgtgagttttagtcacaaactacgtgatttctctgagaaaactggctttaataagcggcgggttggttttattaaccggctttttctaatacataagatatagtgataaatccggaccgtctgaaatcggcttttataagcggctggctctattaaccgcggttttattaagcggcgtccactgtagtagttgtagtagtaatCTCCTCTGGATCCCTGTTTGTGGAAAACTTGCATGCCCACTGAAACATTCTCTTGCGAATTGGAGACAAAGAAGATGTGACTTTAGGGTATCTATTGTATCGTGCGTAACGCGCTCGTTCATTTAGCTCGAAAACACTTCAttatttcaaatattagttAGGAAAATGCAAACAGTGGTCAATAACGACTCTTCTAATTTGGAGTTTTGATTCTTCATTGCAATACTCTTGGCGCTGAAACACGAATTCCAAACACATATTTTTGCAAACTTGTATGTTGTGTCATGATTCCCAACACAAAGGGAATCGGTTGAACTCTTCGGTTAGTTTTTTCTTGCGGGAATTTCCCTTTTAAATGAATGTTTTGCTGTttagaaattaaaacaaaaaatccaaCGTACTGTCTTGAAAGATACTCTTGGTGTTTCTGTTTTCAGTTGCGTTGTAACTttctgtgtggttttttttttccatttctaaatttctttttcttacttattttattttgtttgattttCCCCCCAGCTATCTACTTGTTATTATATACTGTTCTCATTAGTTAttgtacttttgttttgtttgtacttaCCATTTAATGTTTATGGTTTGCAGATGAATTAATCCATTGATACATTTACTTTTGTCTTTTATCATTTTCTCTTTATGATTTACAGATCAATGAATCCATTAATCTATGTATTGTTTATTAATGTATCTATTCAGTCATCTATTTCTTCAAATATAAAATCACAGTCAACCACATGGAGACAACCTCTACAGTGAAATATGCAGAGCGAAAAGGCGATGATGGAACAGGCAAAATCATTGGTGCGATTTTTGGCGTAGGACTCTTAATGACCATCACTGGTGTTGCTGTTTTTTGGTaagcacaaacaacaacaacaacaacaacaaacaccaacaacaaacacacgaacatcgaacacacacgcacgcacacacatacatacacacacacacgcacaaaaacacacacacacacacacacacgcacacacacacacacacacacacacacacacacacacacacacacacacacacacgcacacacacacgcacacaacaaacaaataaaaaaacaaatattcaactcaaccaaccaaaccaaacacacaaacgaaagTGCTTTTACGCATAGATTTCTAGTCAAGGGTTGGCTAGCCAAACACTAGGGCTGTGGGGGCCTAGCGTCCTCAAAGGTAGCTAACCCACTGGGGACAATGTATTTGTTGATATGCTGATGACAAAGAAGCTAGCCAAAGTTGCCAGTTTGTTACTGTTTTTATACTAATACGAATAAACCCATACACACATGTTTTTGTCTTCACATTTtggagtgattgtgtgtgtgtgtgtgtgtgtgtgtgtgtgtgtgtgtgtgtgtgtgtgtgtgtgcgtgtgtgtgtgtgtgtttgagtgtgagtgtgtgtgtgtgcgtgtgtctgtacgtgtgtgtgtgcgtgtgtgtgtgtgtttgagtgtgagtgagtgtgtgtgtgtgtgtgtgtgtgtgtgtgtgtgtgtgtgtgtgtgtgtgtgtgtgtgtgtgtgtgtgtgtttgctatcGCTCCACCCTTTGATATGTTGTTAACCTGTCgtctttcttgctttttttctgACAGTTGGTACCGCAGATCAAAAATAGTTGCAGAGGAAAACATCGAAGAAACAGGTTGGCAATTTCAAATATATTCATTGGAATATGTTATCGAAAATGATGTTATTtttttcctgtgtgtgtgtggggtggagGGGCGGGGGTGTTATCTTTAAAAACAAAGTGTTAGACGCGTATGAGTACATATAATTATTTATATAAAGTGGGTAAACTTCAAGATATTTGTTTGTGAGGAAGCCATTTTGGGGAAGTTTTGTCGAGAATGTAAACTTGAGAGGGACCTTCACTGTCCTGCCATTTAGATACACCTGCGACTATGAATTCGAAGATGCTCTGAAAATATGTCGTTTAATAATAAACATAAAGGATAGCGTTTGATGCCGTCGAACTCTACTGCGTTGGAGTACCGAATCGGTTCATCGACTTATTGTTTTCAGTTATTGCGATCATCTTTAGCGATAGCAGACGAAATCATGAGAATTCTGTAAGCTCAGGACCGATAAAGAAgaactgaaaacaaaacaaagacagcGCTGGTAGATAGTACAGTTTGCAAAGATTAACCAAACACGGCGTTTAaaatttgaataaaatttgAATAAGTGAATGTTCACACACTAATAGTAAGGTTTTCCTGGTGCGTGGTGACATAATTACAAACACAAACTATATACCATTGAAAGCAATTTGAgaccgtttttgtttttgtttttggtcgGGTAATCTTTTATGGAGAGTAATATTTATCTATGAGGTCATTATAAATCCAGCCAGGTCTCGATACCCCCTGTCTCCTCCCCCAATACACCCGTAGGTGAGAGGCAAGGATGCTAATGCATAATAATTGAAGTATCTGCTTTTATATCGGTGGCTATTCTCTTACAAGCAGCCAACCGAAATCTACCGTGACCAAATGATACAAGCTTTTGGTTGAGTTTATGCACTAATCGTGTTGTTGTAACTGTGCCGATGCGttcgattcttcttcttcttctgcgttcgacggatACGAGGATTGTTTCGAAGATAATAAAAACCTATTTAAAAGCCTGACCTgatttgagatggtgagcctAATTGTTTACTACAGGAACTGAAGaaatgtgcctttaaacaaagTCATCATTAACTAAACTTTCACTCTTCAGTGCCAAAGGTTGAACCAACTCACGTGGGAAACATGCTACCAAACACAGCAAACCAGTCCTGGTCTGCGCCGAGAGACGAGAGCGAGCACTATGAGATTGGCGACGAAGAGGACATCTACGAACCCATGCGTCAAGGCTCTAATGACGACACTTCGGCTGCTGACGTCAATCCCAATAAGGCAAACATATCAGTTTCTGCCAAAGTAGTCCCTTTGTCGTCTGCCCAGTGCGATATTAAGCTTAACACAGATTATGAAATCACCGACTGTGAAAGCAGCTATGACGGGCTGAGACCGTATTCCAATGTTGACGCTAATGTTGAGCCTTACGCTGAACTACATTCGCAAGATTCCGAGATAAGAGAAACTGAGCAGGTGTATGTGAACACGGCGTTTGCTGAGAGTATGATTGTAGAGTCTGAGGTTTTGACAGGTGAAATATAAAATAagtgggagagagtgtgtgtgtgcgtgtgtgtgtgtgtgtgtgtgtgtgtgtgtgtgtgtgtgtgtgtgtgtgttttgagtgttttgagtgtgtatgtgtgtgtgtgtgtgtgtgtgtgtgtgtgtgtgtgcgtgtgtgtgtgtgtgtttaaaactCCGGACCACCTCGTTGCGAAAGAAATAACGCCACAAGAGTGCTCAGACATAAATTTAGTCACCACATAAATCTACCGTAGGTAACATTTTCATGTCAAACAGCCATGTATGTACAAACCACACTAATTAGTCATTTGCGCTTGCTTATCTTTTACACATTAGGCAGCGCACACCGTAACTGTGACGCTTAAAACGGATATTTTTTGTGCACAAAAATAATTtaccaaatttttttttttaaatctgttcgACAGCTAACAATTGTTCAAAGAGCttttatatctatatacggcttgtgtgtgtgtctgtctgtgtgttcgcgattcacggccaaagttctcgatggatctgcttcaaatttggtgggcatattcaggtagaccccggacacaatcgaggaaaattttgaacacgtgcgtgctctcagcgcgcagcgctgaaccgattttgttttttatggtttttctgtacatccattcccagtaact is part of the Littorina saxatilis isolate snail1 linkage group LG15, US_GU_Lsax_2.0, whole genome shotgun sequence genome and harbors:
- the LOC138948629 gene encoding uncharacterized protein, with product MFNFVNNCIHTNEAADHTAVPKDAFPWWEVDLGRTYPVLDITVWERYGYSSRLFPFVITVDDAICVMMTSDPERSSRQNSLKCASVLYGRKVRITLLRTDQSLNLCEFQIWVPKGVSQCEAGMWGPSCHYFAGCNEKCGKGHPNNFCDQGNGTCYDGCVAGRYGDWCDTPCRRGCLNNVCDRQTGLCTECYGNYHGGNCTDCVAGKYGHFCSLSCRSSGCLDNSCDKTTGLCADCPQNFVGSLCDGCIAGQHGCDCSFPCLSSSCLNNQCNRTTGLCDQCPENLTGYLCDECNPGRHGENCSIPCLSSNCSNDQCDRETGLCVACPDGLIGGLCTVNHMETTSTVKYAERKGDDGTGKIIGAIFGVGLLMTITGVAVFCWYRRSKIVAEENIEETVPKVEPTHVGNMLPNTANQSWSAPRDESEHYEIGDEEDIYEPMRQGSNDDTSAADVNPNKANISVSAKVVPLSSAQCDIKLNTDYEITDCESSYDGLRPYSNVDANVEPYAELHSQDSEIRETEQVYVNTAFAESMIVESEVLTGEI